In the genome of Curtobacterium sp. MCLR17_036, the window CGATCCTGTCGGGTGTCCTCATCCACGCGGACGGCGACCGGCTCACGCTCTCGTCGTTCGACTACGAGGTCTCGGCGCAGACCTCGATCACGGCGCAGATCGACGACCCGGGCACGGTCCTGGTCTCGGGTCGCCTGCTGAACGACATCGCGAGCCGCCTGCCGAACGCCCCGGTGACGTTCACCACCGAGGACTCGAAGATCTCGGTCGCCTGCGGCTCCGCGCACTTCACGCTCCTGTCCATGCCGGTCGAGGAGTACCCGACCCTGCCGGAGATCGGTCCGCAGACCGGCGTGATCCCCGGCGACGCGTTCTCCGAGGCCGTCTCTCAGGTGGCCGTGGCCGCGAGCCGCGACGACGTCACCCCCGTCATCACCGGTGTGCAGCTCGAGGTCGGCGACAACGACCTGTCGCTCATCGCGACCGACCGCTACCGCGTCGCGGTCCGCACGATCGCCTGGGACTCCGGCCGCGTCGGGTCCGACCCGCTGCACGCACTGGTCCCGGCGCGCACCCTGCAGGAGGTCGGCCGCACCTTCGGCTCGGCGTCCACCGTGTCGGTGTCGATCTCGGGCAGTTCCGACCGCGAGCTCATCGCGTTCCACGCCGACGACAAGACCGTGACGTCGCTGCTCATCAAGGGCAACTACCCGCCGGTCCGCCGGCTCTTCCCCGAGACCGTCAACGACCACGCGGTGATCAACACCGCGGAACTGGTCGAGGCCGTCCGACGGGTCTCCCTCGTCCTGGAGCGCGAAGCCGCCCTCCGGTTCTCCTTCTCGGTCGACGGGCTCACGCTCGAGGCGATCGGATCCGAACAAGCGCAGGCGTCAGAGTCGATCAGTGCGTTGCTGACCGGAGAGGAAACGGTGGTCTCGTTGAAGCCCGCCTTCCTCCTGGACGGGCTGAACGCGGTGCACTCCGAGTTCGTCCGCATCTCCTTCACCAAGACGGAGAACCCCAACAAGCCGGGCCCGGTGCTCATCACCGGCCAGACTTCGCAAGAGGCCGCAGCGACCGACGGTTACCGGTACCTGCTGCAGCCCAATCTCCTGCTGCGGTAAGCGCAACAGCCGAACACTGCGCTGACGCGCTCCACGCTGCATCAGCGCGACGACGAACAGAAGAGGAAATCATGCACATCGGTCTTGTCGGCCTTGGTCGCATGGGCAACAACATGCGTGCCCG includes:
- the dnaN gene encoding DNA polymerase III subunit beta, with the protein product MKFEVNRDVFSEAVSFAVKLLPQRTTLPILSGVLIHADGDRLTLSSFDYEVSAQTSITAQIDDPGTVLVSGRLLNDIASRLPNAPVTFTTEDSKISVACGSAHFTLLSMPVEEYPTLPEIGPQTGVIPGDAFSEAVSQVAVAASRDDVTPVITGVQLEVGDNDLSLIATDRYRVAVRTIAWDSGRVGSDPLHALVPARTLQEVGRTFGSASTVSVSISGSSDRELIAFHADDKTVTSLLIKGNYPPVRRLFPETVNDHAVINTAELVEAVRRVSLVLEREAALRFSFSVDGLTLEAIGSEQAQASESISALLTGEETVVSLKPAFLLDGLNAVHSEFVRISFTKTENPNKPGPVLITGQTSQEAAATDGYRYLLQPNLLLR